tgagataataggatgaaTGGATTTATCTAATGTCACTTGTTTTATCtcagtaggtataagtaatcctcagactcaaataaacattaattagtgattctggattaggGAGTGTGGTGCTTTGACTCTGTCCGAACACGATCCACTACAGAGTGGACTCTAGGGTATCTGAGGGCAGgcattgggtatcacataaagtaattgcaggatagttaatgttagattgagcatttgtcattCCTGATAGATATGAGATATATCCATGGCCTCTTGTGGAAGAATTAACTGAAACCCTTGAAAGGTGATATGCTTAAGAGAAGAAATTGACATTTCACTTACCCTgtctattcagagttaattaTACTtggacaagtaaaacaaacgtctcattatatgtaacttaACATATTCCATAGTTACAGATTGATCTAAGGATATAGCTGATAAAGAATCGAATTATATTGGACATAATGTGGAAAGGTAAATGTCAaaatcaacctgacttcttatcgcCCTAGGGGAATGTGACGAATTTACCAATAACAGTCTGTAGACTCGTTTTATTATATGTTTAGTTTAAATTGATttggttaaattaatttaaataaacatatatggCTAGTTgaggtaagaacctaatgggtcacatacAGAATTAAGACCAAAGGACGTAATGGTAATTTAAGAGGGAGGACATGAGTGGGCTGAAATTTATAGGGGTAAAATTAAGTtgatttaattgatttatttagataattataattagattatgtttatagttaaatcaattaaaggataatattaattagatagTATAATGTGATTATATCTCTAAATTATTATACTAACTTAATTAAGTATTCTAATGGGATTAGAATTATATTTATTGatcatatatttatattagataaaaaattatattaatactttatttatttaattacaaaaccTAATAGGATTAGAAGTCTAATTAACCAAACCTAATGAGATTAGGGTTAGGAAAATCAAACAATATAAATAGCCTCCTTATACTACATATTTCAGCCAGCCCATATTCCAGAGAAGAAATTCTTCCCGAACCTCACTCGAAAAATTATCTTTCTAGTTTATTCGTTTCTTAGTTCGCGTGTATAccattagaggcaatctacacttgatttcttcaattggttTGTTAGTAACATTATAGTTTAGTTTTTGTTGTGTTCGTGATTGACGGTTGATATCCTTGTGGgtacttcgtttgcaactgcaGATAGTTCGTCAATAAAGGTACGCATGTttaatccctctttatatgaaataacgattaacggatcttgggaaaggaaaatagataaatagataaaaaaaattataatttcgcGCCTAGACTTAGTATATTTTCCTTCAGCTCCTCCCCAAACATGTGCACCTCTGAGGCAGCCCCGTCAACACTAACCCTCAGCCTTTCCAACTCATTCTCCATCTGATAGTACAACGCATAAGCTTGGCTACAATCCACCAAGCCCTACAAACACAAAGATAGGATTTCCATAAAAAAAGGAACATCAAGATAAAAGTACGccaaaataattaaagaaatGAACACTTACCACACCATGCGCTCTGGTAGCATCTTTCAAATAACCACCAACAGACAATGATTGGCGTCTTGTCCGCTCCCCGAGCATATCCACCAGCTTTGATAGTTCTCGAGCAAGCAAGAAGTTAGTCAAATCCATCTTAGCACCAATCTTCCCCATGAACTGTAAAAACAACCGCATGTTGTTATCCATATTATCCATAAAAGCCTCAGTTCCTTGGACTAAGCCAGCCAAGGGACCCCCGAAATTGTAATGATACTACCACCATTAAATTCCTCGGAAACCGTCATCCGAGTTTGCTTGAAGCAACCCAGGTTTTCTCCCTCCTCCAT
The DNA window shown above is from Euphorbia lathyris chromosome 1, ddEupLath1.1, whole genome shotgun sequence and carries:
- the LOC136217449 gene encoding uncharacterized protein codes for the protein MDNMDNNMRLFLQFMGKIGAKMDLTNFLLARELSKLVDMLGERTRRQSLSVGGYLKDATRAHGVGLVDCSQAYALYYQMENELERLRVSVDGAASEVHMFGEELKENILSLGAKL